The Thermothelomyces thermophilus ATCC 42464 chromosome 4, complete sequence region CCTTAGGTCTGTACTTTCAGGCCAAAGCGAGGGATATCACGGAAGTAAGACCTCCCTGGAGGTTTGAGAGAAGGAGGTCAAGGGTTGATCAAAACTGACGGACCACAGGTTGAGTAGACGTCCTGACGATGGGTGGCCGGCTGCACGGCTACCCACCTAATTAGACGTGGATACGGTCTAATTATATCGAAAAGCATCAAGGCTTGTCCAAAGTTAAGCACTCGATGACTCGCCCTCGATCTTCCATTGCTCTACAGCCTCCTGCCCGTTGACTAGCCTCTCCATGTTCAGCCTGACGCTGCGCCGCACGTATGGCGtcatttcttttttcttgttGACAAAGCCCCCCCCGGGGGCCGTGATATCCGAGGCCGCTCCCCTTCCGTAGTGGTGGCTGAACAGCGGCGGCTGGGCCGTCACGCAGAGAGGGGCGCGAGGCCTGTCGTCGTCAGACACTTCGGGACCGGCATCGGCGTCAGCGTCTGTATCCGAAGAGTCGTACAAGCCGTCGCACCAATCCCGCAGCATCAGGTCCCAGCCGGTCGTCAGCGTCTGCAGGCCAAATTGCCACAACAACTTTCTCGCCCCCTGCTGGCTGACGGCGTACGCTTGCGTACACACCGTCCGGCTCGCGGCGTGGACGACCCGAGTGTGCGGAGGGTATGTCTCGGAAAGGGCGTCTTGCAGGGCGAAGGGGTGCGGGCGGAGATGCTGGGGGGGCGGGACAGTATCATCGTTCCGGATGGTCACACGAAACGAGGAGGTCGGCGCCCCTCTCGTTGGTTCCGGGAAGCCGGTGCCGCAGTGGCCGAGCCAGAGGACATCCCAGTCGTCGCCGTAAGGGGTCAGGCGCGGCCTGCGCGTGCGCTGGGGGAGCTGGTTGAGCGGAAGCTCCTGGCCGGGTGGATCGCGGAGCTGCTCTGCGACGGACCGGCCGTTCCAAGAAGGTTGCGTGAACGCCCTGGCTGCTTGGGCAAATACCTGCATCTGCGACTTCAACCGTACGTCCCAGTCGGCGTCGTCCTCGAGGATGAGGGCACTTGTTATGTTCTCGTCGACGACTCTGCGCCCGGATTAGGAACCGCCAGAAAATAAAAGCTATGCAAAGTGAAACGGTCGTCAGTCTCTGAACTCACCTCTGCAAGACGTTCATATGGGCCCTCCAAGAGCCCCTCTTCCCCGAGCTGAGCTCTCGGCTGATGCTGGGGTCTCCGGGCAACACTCTGTCGTGCACGTCTTCCCCGGGAACGCCGTTGGCCCAGGTGATGTCGAGTCCGCTCAGAGCGGCGGCCAGGACGAGTGCATCGCGACGGTCTGTGCGCGAGGGGAGGTTGATGGCGAAGATGTGCTGAAACTGGAAGAGAGAGACTGCGTTAGCAAGGCTATCCCTTCTGGACCATTTGCGATGCGATTCGCGGTGCCAGCATAATTACCCCTAGCGTGCTATTCAAGATCTCGCGGCCCGGCTTGTTCAGCACTGTGGGCCATTCCGGCGTGCGGAGGCACAAAATCACAGCTACGACGGCGAGGAGCAGAATCGCCCCAATCCGGTGGCGAGGCATGTTGGCGCCTTCAC contains the following coding sequences:
- a CDS encoding glycosyltransferase family 25 protein (CAZy_ID 268058), translating into MPRHRIGAILLLAVVAVILCLRTPEWPTVLNKPGREILNSTLGFQHIFAINLPSRTDRRDALVLAAALSGLDITWANGVPGEDVHDRVLPGDPSISRELSSGKRGSWRAHMNVLQRVVDENITSALILEDDADWDVRLKSQMQVFAQAARAFTQPSWNGRSVAEQLRDPPGQELPLNQLPQRTRRPRLTPYGDDWDVLWLGHCGTGFPEPTRGAPTSSFRVTIRNDDTVPPPQHLRPHPFALQDALSETYPPHTRVVHAASRTVCTQAYAVSQQGARKLLWQFGLQTLTTGWDLMLRDWCDGLYDSSDTDADADAGPEVSDDDRPRAPLCVTAQPPLFSHHYGRGAASDITAPGGGFVNKKKEMTPYVRRSVRLNMERLVNGQEAVEQWKIEGESSSA